The genomic stretch CTATCCTGCTGCAAGCGGAAGTTCTTGAACTGACTGCAGTCAAAGAAGGTATGGCATCAGGCGTTGTGGTTGAATCCTTCCTGGATAAAGGCCGCGGTCCGGTCGCGACTGTTCTGGTTCAGTCTGGTACTCTGAACAAAGGCGACATCGTACTTTGTGGTCAGGAATACGGTCGTGTTCGTGCAATGCGCGACGAAGTCGGTAACGAAGTTGAGCATGCGGGTCCGTCTATTCCGGTAGAAATCCTGGGTCTGTCTGGCGTTCCGTCAGCGGGTGACGAAGCGACTGTCGTTCGTGACGAGCGTAAAGCACGTGAAGTAGCGAACTACCGTCAGGGTAAATTCCGTGAAGTGAAACTGGCTCGTCAGCAGAAATCTAAACTGGAAAACATGTTCTCGAACATGACTGCCGGTGATGTGGCTGAGCTGAACATCGTACTGAAAGCAGACGTACAAGGTTCTGTGGAAGCGATCGCTGACTCACTGGTGAAACTGTCAACTGACGAAGTGAAAGTCAACATCGTGGGTTCTGGTGTCGGTGGTATTACCGAAACTGACGCCGTACTGGCAGCGGCTTCTAATGCTATCGTCGTCGGCTTTAACGTACGTGCCGATGCATCAGCACGCCGTGCGATTGATGCTGAAAACATTGACCTGCGTTACTACTCAATCATCTACCAGTTGATTGACGAAGTGAAGCAAGCGATGAGCGGTATGCTGGCGCCGGAATTCAAGCAGGAAATCATTGGTCTTGCTGAAGTTCGTGACGTGTTCAAGTCTCCGAAACTGGGTGCAATCGCAGGTTGTATGGTGACGGAAGGTGTGATCAAACGTCACAACCCAATCCGCGTTCTGCGTGATAACGTGGTTATCTACGAAGGTGAACTGGAATCACTGCGTCGCTTTAAAGATGACGTGGCTGAAGTTAAGAACGGTTACGAGTGTGGTATCGGCGTTAAGAACTACAACGACGTTCGCGTAGGCGACCAGATCGAAGTATTCGAAATCGTTGAAATTCAGCGTACCATCGACTAATCAACTAAAATTGCATTATCGGCAAGTTTAGGTTGTTGAATACACCATGGGGGGCTGGGAAAACCATCCCCCCATTCTTTCATTAGTGAGAAACAATATGCCAAAAGAATTCAGCCGTACTCAACGTGTGGCACAGCAATTACAAAAAGAATTAGCGATGATTCTGCAACGCGAAGTGCGTGACTCCCGCCTGGGCATGGTCACCATTTCTGACGTTGAAGTTTCCCGTGATCTGGCGTATGCCAAAGTGTTTGTGACCTTCTTGTGTGTGGGTGAGCAAACGCCTGAGTCGTGCCTGAATGCTCTGCGTGAGCATGAAGTGCACATTCGCATGATGCTGGGTAAACGCATTCGTCTGCGTCTGACTCCGGAAATCCGCTTTCACTACGACAATACCTTAGTTGAAGGTATGCGCATGTCGAATCTGGTCACTGAAGTGGTCAATAACGACAAAAGCAAACAGAAAGATGCGGGTCGCGAGGACGAAGAGTAATGGCGCGTCGTCGTAAAGGCCGGGCGATAAACGGTGTCCTGTTACTGGATAAAGCAACGGGCATGTCATCGAACGACATTTTACAAAAAGTGAAGCGTTTGTTTTTCGCCGAGAAGGCCGGTCATACCGGAGCTCTGGACCCGTTAGCAACGGGTATGTTGCCGATTTGTCTTGGGGAAGCGACTAAGTTTTCCCAGTTCCTGCTCGACTCCGATAAGCGTTATCGCGTGATTGCCAAACTGGGCCAGCGTACTGATACGTCTGACTCGGATGGTGAAGTGGTGCAAACCCGCGCGGTGAATGTCGACCATGATACGCTGCTGGCTAAGATTGAATCTTTCCGTGGTGAAACCGATCAGGTACCGTCGATGTTTTCGGCGCTCAAATATCAGGGCCGCCCGTTGTACGAGTATGCCCGTAAAGGGATTGATGTACCGCGCGAAGCGCGCAAAATCACCGTTTACGATATCGTTCTGCACCGTTTTGAAGGCGATGAAGTGGAAATGGAAGTGCACTGTTCTAAAGGGACTTACATCCGCACCATCGTCGATGACCTGGGCGAGATGCTCGGCTGTGGCGCCCATGTGACCATGCTGCGTCGTACCGGTGTGGCTCACTATCCTTACCAGAATATGGTGACCCTGGAAGAGCTTAATGCGCTGGTTGAGCAGGCGCATCGCGAAGAGCGCTCTCCGTACGAGGCTCTGGATGCGTTGTTGCTGCCGATGGATACCGCGGTGGAAGACCTGCCGGAAGTGAATCTGATCCCCGAACTGATGCACATGGTGCAGCATGGTCAGGCGGTGCAGATTTTCGGCGCGCCGGAACAGGGTTACGTGCGTTTGACCGGCGGGGACGAGAAGTTGTTTCTCGGCGTCGGTGAGATGAACGATGATGGGAAGATCGCACCAAAACGCTTAGTGGTATACCGCGAGGATTCCGCGCAGTAAGCGTGTTTTGATCTTGTGCAGGCGCGAATTATTCCCTATAATTCGCGCTCCTCGTGTCGGCTGAATCAGAGATTGGCGACACAACTATAAACCTTAACTCTTTAGGAGAGAATTATGTCTCTGAATGCAGAAACTAAAGCAGCAATCGTTGCTGACTACGCACGTGGCGAAGGCGACACTGGTTCACCAGAAGTACAAGTAGCTCTACTGACTGCTTCTATCAACCACCTGCAAGGTCACTTCAAAGCGCACAAAGGCGATCACCACAGCCGTCGTGGTCTGCTACGCATGGTTTCTCGTCGTCGTAAACTACTGGATTACCTGAAAGGTAAAGATCTGGGACGTTACCAAGACCTAATCAAACGTCTAGGCCTACGTCGTTAATCGACGGCTGCATAGTACAGTTTGTTCAAAAAAGGGGCGTTTCGCCCCTTTTTTGTTATCGAAATTTGGCATAACCCTCCGGATCTAGTTTATACTAGCCGCCGTCTGCTCCGTTTAGAGTGGATTGCTTAAAACTCATTGCATTACAGTCACCGTAAGTCGGCCAACAGGTCGCGGCTATTAAAAATGGATTGGCCTTGCGCAGTCTGTTTTCACTAGTCGCGATTGGTGATGCTTTGAGTCTTCATTTATTTATCCAGGCTTAACCTGGAAAAGGAAAACTCATGTTCGAAAAACCAGTAGTAAAAACGTTCCAGTACGGTAACCACACCGTGACGCTGGAAACCGGTGTAATGGCGCGTCAGGCGACTGCTGCAGTAATGGTTACTATGGATGACACAGCGGTATTCGTTAGTGTTGTTGGTAAAAAAGAAGCGGTAGAAGGTCAGGATTTCTTCCCTCTGACTGTGAACTACCAAGAGCGTACATACGCTGCGGGTAAAATCCCTGGTGGTTTCTTCAAGCGTGAAGGTCGTCCTTCTGAAGGCGAAACGCTGACTGCACGTCTGATTGACCGTCCTATCCGTCCGCTGTTCCCGGATTCATTCAAAAACGAAGTTCAGGTTATTGCCACTGTGGTTTCTGTAAACCCGGATGTGCAGCCAGACATCGTGACCATGATTGGTACTTCTGCGGCACTGGCTATCTCAGGTATTCCGTTTAACGGTCCTATCGGTGCAGCGCGTGTTGGTCACATTGATGGTCAACTGGTACTGAACCCAAGCCAGACTGAACTGCAGTCATCTCGCCTTGACCTGGTTGTTGCTGGTACGGAATCAGCAGTACTGATGGTTGAATCTGAAGCAGACAACCTGACTGAAGAAGAAATGCTGTCTGCTGTGGTTTACGGCCACGATCAACAGCAAGCTGTGATTAGCGCGATCAACGAATTCGCTGCTGAAGTAGCGACTCCGGCATGGGATTGGGTAGCACCAGCTGAAAATACTGAGCTGAAAGCGAAAATTGCCGAGCTGGCTGAAAGCCAACTGGTTGAAGCTTACCAAATCACTGAGAAAATGGCGCGTTATGACCGTATCCATGCCATCAGTGCTGACGTAAACGCGAAGCTTCTGGCTGAAGACGAAACTCTGAATCCAAAAGAAATTCACACTATTTTCCACGACCTGGAAAAAACCGTAGTACGTCGCAGCATCATCGCGGGCAACCCACGTATCGATGGCCGTGAAAAAGACATGGTTCGTGCTCTGGATGTACGTACCGGCGTTCTGCCACGTACTCACGGTAGCGCACTGTTCACCCGTGGTGAAACTCAGGCGCTGGTTACTGCGACTCTGGGTACTCAGCGTGATGCACAGATCATCGATGAGCTGACTGGTGAGCGTAAAGATCACTTCCTGCTGCACTACAACTTCCCTCCATACTGTGTGGGCGAAACTGGTTTTGTGGGTTCACCTAAGCGTCGTG from Vibrio ostreae encodes the following:
- the rbfA gene encoding 30S ribosome-binding factor RbfA, yielding MPKEFSRTQRVAQQLQKELAMILQREVRDSRLGMVTISDVEVSRDLAYAKVFVTFLCVGEQTPESCLNALREHEVHIRMMLGKRIRLRLTPEIRFHYDNTLVEGMRMSNLVTEVVNNDKSKQKDAGREDEE
- the truB gene encoding tRNA pseudouridine(55) synthase TruB, which codes for MARRRKGRAINGVLLLDKATGMSSNDILQKVKRLFFAEKAGHTGALDPLATGMLPICLGEATKFSQFLLDSDKRYRVIAKLGQRTDTSDSDGEVVQTRAVNVDHDTLLAKIESFRGETDQVPSMFSALKYQGRPLYEYARKGIDVPREARKITVYDIVLHRFEGDEVEMEVHCSKGTYIRTIVDDLGEMLGCGAHVTMLRRTGVAHYPYQNMVTLEELNALVEQAHREERSPYEALDALLLPMDTAVEDLPEVNLIPELMHMVQHGQAVQIFGAPEQGYVRLTGGDEKLFLGVGEMNDDGKIAPKRLVVYREDSAQ
- the rpsO gene encoding 30S ribosomal protein S15, producing the protein MSLNAETKAAIVADYARGEGDTGSPEVQVALLTASINHLQGHFKAHKGDHHSRRGLLRMVSRRRKLLDYLKGKDLGRYQDLIKRLGLRR
- the pnp gene encoding polyribonucleotide nucleotidyltransferase, translated to MFEKPVVKTFQYGNHTVTLETGVMARQATAAVMVTMDDTAVFVSVVGKKEAVEGQDFFPLTVNYQERTYAAGKIPGGFFKREGRPSEGETLTARLIDRPIRPLFPDSFKNEVQVIATVVSVNPDVQPDIVTMIGTSAALAISGIPFNGPIGAARVGHIDGQLVLNPSQTELQSSRLDLVVAGTESAVLMVESEADNLTEEEMLSAVVYGHDQQQAVISAINEFAAEVATPAWDWVAPAENTELKAKIAELAESQLVEAYQITEKMARYDRIHAISADVNAKLLAEDETLNPKEIHTIFHDLEKTVVRRSIIAGNPRIDGREKDMVRALDVRTGVLPRTHGSALFTRGETQALVTATLGTQRDAQIIDELTGERKDHFLLHYNFPPYCVGETGFVGSPKRREIGHGKLAKRGIAAVMPSIDEFPYTVRVVSEITESNGSSSMASVCGTSLALMDAGVPIKASVAGIAMGLVKEGDDFVVLSDILGDEDHLGDMDFKVAGTNSGVTALQMDIKIEGITKEIMQIALNQAQGARKHILSVMDQAISGARDDISEFAPRIHTMKISAEKIKDVIGKGGAVIRQLTEETGTTIEIEDDGTIKIAATEGAAAKEAIRRIEEITAEVEVGRIYTGKVARLADFGAFVTVLPGKDGLVHISQIADKRVEKVSDYLSEGQEVQVKVLEIDRQGRVRLSMKEAVEVSAEQAPAAPEAE